In Mercurialis annua linkage group LG6, ddMerAnnu1.2, whole genome shotgun sequence, the following are encoded in one genomic region:
- the LOC126686722 gene encoding pectin acetylesterase 6 isoform X1, whose translation MKQEMLSAVMLLYVCGVLLIAVVVGGSVDVFQDSKDISFLDSDASSSPAAPKPLMIGLTLIQGADSKGAVCLDGTLPGYHLHRGSGSGLNSWVIQLEGGGWCDTIRNCVYRKTTRRGSSKFMEKIIPFTGILSNKPQENPDFFNWNRVKLRYCDGASFSGDYHNEAAQLNFRGQRIWSAAMEYLMAEGMKNANQALLSGCSAGGLASIIHCDEFKDLFPQSTKVKCLSDAGLFLDAIDVSGNRTLRHMYEGVVSLQEVQKNLPSACTDHLDPTSCFFPQNLIANVKTPLFLLNAAYDAWQVQASLAPPTADPQGSWKECKQNHAQCNSSQIQFFQDFRKQMLDAINVFSTKRQNGLFINSCFAHCQSERQDTWFASDSPVMANKRIAESVGDWYFDRVDVKAIDCAYPCDSSCHNLIFNGVTSTIIFYESSGLKTTPLNLLSSFLIVLTWY comes from the exons ATGAAGCAGGAGATGCTGTCGGCGGTCATGCTTTTGTATGTCTGTGGTGTGTTGTTGATCGCGGTGGTTGTGGGCGGATCTGTCGATGTTTTTCAAGATTCTAAAGACATTTCGTTTCTAGACAGTGATGCTTCTTCTTCACCGGCAGCTCCAAAACCTCTTATGATTGGCCTTACTCTTATTCAGGGAGCTGACTCCAAAGGAGCTG TATGCTTGGATGGAACATTGCCGGGTTACCACTTGCATCGCGGGTCTGGATCGGGTCTAAACAGTTGGGTCATTCAATTGGAGGGAGGTGGATGGTGTGATACCATCAGAAACTGTGTTTACCGCAAAACTACTCGCCGGGGTTCTTCTAAATTTATGGAAAAAATAATTCCTTTCACAGGAATTTTAAGCAATAAGCCTCAAGAAAATCCTG ATTTCTTTAACTGGAACAGAGTCAAGTTACGGTATTGTGATGGGGCATCATTCAGTGGGGACTATCATAATGAG GCTGCACAGCTTAATTTTCGAGGACAGCGAATCTGGTCAGCTGCAATGGAGTATCTAATGGCTGAAGGAATGAAGAATGCCAATCAg GCTCTTCTTTCTGGATGCTCTGCTGGAGGTCTAGCTTCCATAATACATTGTGATGAGTTTAAGGACTTATTTCCACAATCTACCAAAGTGAAATGCTTAAGTGATGCCGGATTGTTTCTTGATGC GATTGATGTTTCTGGTAACCGCACGCTACGACATATGTATGAAGGTGTAGTTAGCTTACAG GAAGTGCAAAAGAATCTGCCAAGTGCTTGTACCGACCACCTGGATCCAACTTCA TGCTTCTTCCCCCAGAATTTGATTGCTAATGTTAAGACTCCATTATTTCTACTCAATGCAGCCTATGATGCATGGCAG GTTCAAGCTAGTTTAGCTCCACCAACAGCTGATCCTCAAGGTTCTTGGAAAGAATGCAAACAAAATCATGCACAATGTAATTCATCTCAGATCCAATTTTTTCAAG ACTTCAGGAAACAAATGCTAGATGCCATAAACGTCTTCTCAACGAAAAGACAAAACGGTTTATTCATAAATTCATGCTTTGCTCATTGCCAATCTGAGAGACAAGACACGTGGTTTGCTAGCGATTCTCCCGTCATGGCCAACAAG AGGATTGCAGAATCTGTCGGTGACTGGTATTTTGATCGCGTTGATGTTAAAGCTATCGACTGTGCATATCCCTGTGATAGTAGCTGCCATAATCTAATTTTCAA TGGTGTTACTTCAACAATAATATTCTACGAGTCGTCGGGATTAAAAACGACCCCGTTAAATCTGCTTAGCTCATTCTTGATAGTACTAACCTGGTACTAA
- the LOC126686722 gene encoding pectin acetylesterase 6 isoform X2, translating to MKQEMLSAVMLLYVCGVLLIAVVVGGSVDVFQDSKDISFLDSDASSSPAAPKPLMIGLTLIQGADSKGAVCLDGTLPGYHLHRGSGSGLNSWVIQLEGGGWCDTIRNCVYRKTTRRGSSKFMEKIIPFTGILSNKPQENPDFFNWNRVKLRYCDGASFSGDYHNEAAQLNFRGQRIWSAAMEYLMAEGMKNANQALLSGCSAGGLASIIHCDEFKDLFPQSTKVKCLSDAGLFLDAIDVSGNRTLRHMYEGVVSLQEVQKNLPSACTDHLDPTSCFFPQNLIANVKTPLFLLNAAYDAWQVQASLAPPTADPQGSWKECKQNHAQCNSSQIQFFQDFRKQMLDAINVFSTKRQNGLFINSCFAHCQSERQDTWFASDSPVMANKRIAESVGDWYFDRVDVKAIDCAYPCDSSCHNLIFK from the exons ATGAAGCAGGAGATGCTGTCGGCGGTCATGCTTTTGTATGTCTGTGGTGTGTTGTTGATCGCGGTGGTTGTGGGCGGATCTGTCGATGTTTTTCAAGATTCTAAAGACATTTCGTTTCTAGACAGTGATGCTTCTTCTTCACCGGCAGCTCCAAAACCTCTTATGATTGGCCTTACTCTTATTCAGGGAGCTGACTCCAAAGGAGCTG TATGCTTGGATGGAACATTGCCGGGTTACCACTTGCATCGCGGGTCTGGATCGGGTCTAAACAGTTGGGTCATTCAATTGGAGGGAGGTGGATGGTGTGATACCATCAGAAACTGTGTTTACCGCAAAACTACTCGCCGGGGTTCTTCTAAATTTATGGAAAAAATAATTCCTTTCACAGGAATTTTAAGCAATAAGCCTCAAGAAAATCCTG ATTTCTTTAACTGGAACAGAGTCAAGTTACGGTATTGTGATGGGGCATCATTCAGTGGGGACTATCATAATGAG GCTGCACAGCTTAATTTTCGAGGACAGCGAATCTGGTCAGCTGCAATGGAGTATCTAATGGCTGAAGGAATGAAGAATGCCAATCAg GCTCTTCTTTCTGGATGCTCTGCTGGAGGTCTAGCTTCCATAATACATTGTGATGAGTTTAAGGACTTATTTCCACAATCTACCAAAGTGAAATGCTTAAGTGATGCCGGATTGTTTCTTGATGC GATTGATGTTTCTGGTAACCGCACGCTACGACATATGTATGAAGGTGTAGTTAGCTTACAG GAAGTGCAAAAGAATCTGCCAAGTGCTTGTACCGACCACCTGGATCCAACTTCA TGCTTCTTCCCCCAGAATTTGATTGCTAATGTTAAGACTCCATTATTTCTACTCAATGCAGCCTATGATGCATGGCAG GTTCAAGCTAGTTTAGCTCCACCAACAGCTGATCCTCAAGGTTCTTGGAAAGAATGCAAACAAAATCATGCACAATGTAATTCATCTCAGATCCAATTTTTTCAAG ACTTCAGGAAACAAATGCTAGATGCCATAAACGTCTTCTCAACGAAAAGACAAAACGGTTTATTCATAAATTCATGCTTTGCTCATTGCCAATCTGAGAGACAAGACACGTGGTTTGCTAGCGATTCTCCCGTCATGGCCAACAAG AGGATTGCAGAATCTGTCGGTGACTGGTATTTTGATCGCGTTGATGTTAAAGCTATCGACTGTGCATATCCCTGTGATAGTAGCTGCCATAATCTAATTTTCAAGTGA
- the LOC126686721 gene encoding protein ABC transporter 1, mitochondrial — translation MTSFKEIGRIANGLSLVAKEIAKRSGKSLDTAAATGDFQTLITSTAKKAITSVTDISGLTKGNVREFSPPTRPKESVVYFDSQITDPEEPGPVQSQSVNVKENNSNTTGDDANPAVAEDINGEIQVPINEIVGVEKQFEVGGNAGDGGEIAAAAPPVIELKRRKSRVRSVPSTPFSRAIGFAGLGAGLAWGTVQESAKRLVYGTPSSPDKQSALSPFLSEKNAERLALALCRMRGAALKLGQMLSIQDESLVPAPILAALEIVRQGADVMPRKQLNQVLDAELGSDWTTKLTSFDYEPIAAASIGQVHRAVTKDGLNVAMKIQYPGVADSIDSDIDNVKLLLDYTNLIPKGLFIERAMKVAKEELSRECDYVLEATNQKRFRELLSDVKGYYVPMVVDELSCKRVLTTELISGIPIDKVALLNQETRNYVGTRLLDLTLMELFVFRFMQTDPNWGNFLYDEATKTVNLIDFGAARDYPKSFVDDYLRMVVACANVERDAVIEMSRRLGFLTGMESEIMLDAHVQAGFIVGLPFSKPGGYDFRSTNITQSVTNLGATMLRHRLTPPPEESYSLHRKLSGAFLACIKLGAVVPCRELLLDVYKNYRFDDNDANEVLSRSESVSQ, via the exons ATGACGTCGTTTAAAGAGATTGGGAGGATCGCTAATGGACTCTCCCTAGTTGCTAAAGAAATCGCAAAACGCTCCGGTAAATCACTCGACACCGCCGCCGCAACCGGAGACTTCCAAACCCTAATAACCTCCACCGCCAAAAAAGCTATAACCTCCGTTACAGATATATCGGGCCTTACTAAAGGAAATGTCCGCGAGTTTTCTCCTCCCACTAGGCCCAAAGAGTCCGTCGTTTACTTTGACAGCCAAATTACTGACCCGGAAGAGCCCGGCCCAGTTCAATCGCAATCCGTTAATGTTAAAGAAAATAACAGTAATACAACCGGTGATGATGCTAATCCTGCCGTTGCCGAAGATATTAATGGCGAGATTCAGGTTCCGATCAATGAAATTGTTGGTGTAGAGAAACAATTTGAGGTTGGTGGCAATGCCGGTGACGGAGGAGAGATCGCGGCAGCCGCACCACCGGTGATTGAATTAAAGAGAAGGAAATCGAGAGTGAGGAGTGTTCCGTCGACACCGTTTTCTAGGGCAATTGG gtTTGCTGGTCTAGGAGCTGGGCTAGCATGGGGGACAGTTCAAGAATCTGCAAAGAGGCTGGTGTATGGTACACCAAGTTCACCAGACAAGCAATCTGCTCTTTCCCCATTTTTATCTGAAAAAAATGCTGAGCGTTTGGCCCTTGCGCTGTGTAGAATGCGTGGAGCTGCTCTTAAATTGGGGCAAATGCTCAGTATACAGGATGAATCTCTTGTTCCTGCTCCG ATCTTGGCTGCTTTAGAAATTGTCCGTCAAGGGGCTGATGTGATGCCAAGGAAGCAACTCAATCAAGTTTTGGATGCTGAATTGGGTTCTGACTGGACAACTAAGCTAACAAGTTTTGACTATGAACCAATTGCTGCTGCAAGTATTGGCCAG GTGCACCGAGCAGTTACAAAGGATGGTTTGAATGTTGCAATGAAAATTCAATACCCTGGTGTTGCTGATAGCATTGATAGTGACATTGATAATGTCAAACTTCTCTTGGATTATACAAATCTAATTCCGAAAGGACTTTTTATTGAGAGAGCTATGAAG GTGGCAAAAGAAGAATTATCTCGTGAATGTGACTATGTGTTGGAGGCAACAAATCAGAAGCGGTTCCGTGAACTACTATCTGACGTTAAGGGTTACTATGTTCCAATGGTTGTAGATGAGCTTTCATGCAAGAGAGTATTAACTACAGAACTTATTTCCG GAATTCCAATTGATAAGGTGGCCTTACTGAATCAAGAAACTCGTAATTATGTCGGGACAAGGCTGTTAGATCTCACATTGATGGAGTTATTTGTATTCCGATTTATGCAG ACTGATCCTAATTGGGGCAATTTCCTGTATGACGAGGCCACGAAAACTGTAAACCTTATTGACTTCGGAGCAGCTCGCGATTATCCCAAAAGTTTTGTTGATGATTATTTAAGAATG GTTGTTGCATGTGCAAATGTTGAGAGGGATGCAGTTATTGAGATGTCAAGAAGACTAGGATTTCTTACAGGAATGGAGTCGGAGATAATGCTGGACGCCCATGTTCAAGCTGGTTTTATCGTGGGATTGCCATTCTCTAAGCCCGGTGGATATGATTTTCGATCTACcaatattacccaaagtgttaCAAACCTTGGGGCTACCATGTTGAGACACAGGCTCACTCCACCACCAGAAGAATCTTACAGCCTTCACAGAAAGCTTTCAGGTGCATTTTTGGCTTGCATCAAGCTTGGGGCAGTTGTACCATGTCGGGAGCTGTTACTTGATGTCTATAAGAATTATCGATTTGATGACAATGATGCTAATGAGGTCTTATCAAGGAGCGAGTCAGTTTCTCAATAG
- the LOC126653468 gene encoding uncharacterized protein LOC126653468: protein MASDENLNMGTFDYYEHDSTDDGYYDHHPQQHNLSRLSVCTSSMYTNEDDLDYQDCDGMKMFMSRLSIESFDADEELSDHNNKEGIITMLDLSSGSDKEPGCYSLPATPPRRRIRSGGGGSGVGKEYASENEARGRSVKKGNFRRKRRVIRELDSEKSEKKKEEEGITAGTQGNYYGYSNSFSGESENGGVMVITRPKGGKRTLCMDLDEVKACRDLGFELEHSRVSVSGSNLDTNTSSGGNSPIANWRISSPGDDPRDVKARLKMWAQAVALASTASKF, encoded by the exons ATGGCCTCCGATGAGAATTTGAACATGGGTACTTTTGATTACTACGAACACGACAGTACGGACGACGGGTACTACGATCACCACCCGCAACAGCATAACTTATCAAGATTATCAGTCTGTACAAGCTCCATGTACACTAACGAAGATGATCTTGATTATCAAGATTGTGACGGGATGAAGATGTTCATGTCAAGATTATCTATCGAGAGCTTTGATGCTGACGAAGAGCTTTCTGATCATAATAATAAAGAAGGAATTATAACCATGCTTGATCTTTCGTCGGGTTCGGATAAAGAACCCGGGTGTTACTCACTTCCGGCGACTCCACCTCGCCGGAGAATCCGCAGCGGCGGTGGTGGTTCTGGGGTGGGGAAGGAGTATGCAAGTGAGAATGAAGCTCGGGGAAGGAGTGTGAAGAAGGGTAATTTTAGAAGGAAAAGAAGGGTTATTAGAGAGTTGGACAgtgaaaaaagtgaaaaaaagaaGGAAGAGGAGGGAATTACTGCGGGTACGCAGGGTAATTATTATGGGTATAGTAATAGTTTTAGCGGTGAAAGTGAAAATGGAGGGGTTATGGTAATTACAAGGCCAAAGGGAGGTAAAAGGACGTTGTGTATGGATTTAGATGAAGTGAAAGCTTGTAGAGACCTTGGATTTGAATTGGAGCACAGTCGGGTCTCGGTTTCAGGATCCAATCTTGATACGAATACAAGCAGTGGTGGCAATTCTCCGATTGCCAATTGGCGGATTTCTAGCCCTG GTGATGATCCAAGAGATGTAAAGGCGAGACTAAAGATGTGGGCACAGGCAGTAGCACTTGCATCTACTGCTTCTAAGTTCTGA